In Candidatus Zixiibacteriota bacterium, one DNA window encodes the following:
- a CDS encoding tetratricopeptide repeat protein, whose protein sequence is MKRNRISMTPPHDSLEHLPPDLRSRLKADPDDLSAALDAAEHCARHGLETAIPEILCSFHPDSPTLDSVQRDRIRLLLACGHVAARRYDRAEQLIAIAADRAEVGSDWLYLSSQVAYAMREYERVIPIARDFLDRTRKGEAGPLPTGLFVDATYRSRAYVWLGESYLQLQRDEEAIEAFRRAANLDSSSVPAHVGLVRALVRQGRRDEAAEVVDRGLERCHDMQELTMLRDYLLIRPTISACMIVRNEEQLLAGCLESIRDWVDEIIVVDTGSTDRTIEIACQYGAKVLEQPWADDFSAHRNSSIEQATSEWVLIIDADERMTLEDVPLLIDTMRSGHADLVSVGVYNVYGENHERVTFANSIRMFKRESQLRYSRIVHNELVLPAGSRVVRTNARLTHLGYDLPPDKMKAKFERSKRLLQKQLNENPNDIFALFNYAELLRGVEPEVSPENAGEIIAAAEKVIGLVPERDTGRRHLRLMALNQLAAVYLSLKNYPRALEFCRKALEVRPGYLDGLIHLGLIHYRLRDFRSAIAAFECYLEAQAKFDNSTEVMPIILSFPDARDLAYNNLGALYELTGDPIKARQCYLKAIGINPRYRETASRLARLHESQGDWDEAEHWYRHQLQNRPTAEALVGLASLYFEMGRYALAESQYLQAVEQHGETSALRNDLGNCLYRQNRFAEAEEHYRLALDLTPLEPLAYRNLALAHLRQDRKPQAADALNHYMEHCPGDAAGWRLLADLWSDLGEVSRALTCYESLLRLTPGDTQVLLRLSDCYLVMGHSEAAVLGYRHVLSVDPRNAVAHQKLAELTDPGARS, encoded by the coding sequence TTGAAGAGAAATAGGATATCGATGACCCCGCCGCATGATTCACTTGAGCACCTGCCGCCGGATCTCAGGAGCCGGCTCAAAGCCGATCCGGACGACCTGAGCGCCGCCCTCGACGCGGCCGAGCATTGCGCCAGGCACGGTCTGGAAACCGCGATCCCCGAGATACTCTGCTCCTTCCACCCCGATTCGCCTACGCTCGATTCTGTCCAGCGCGACCGCATCCGATTGCTTTTGGCCTGTGGCCATGTAGCTGCCCGGCGATACGATAGGGCCGAACAGCTCATTGCCATCGCCGCCGACCGTGCGGAGGTCGGTTCTGACTGGCTCTATTTGTCGTCCCAGGTCGCCTACGCCATGCGCGAATACGAACGGGTCATTCCAATAGCCCGCGATTTTCTTGACCGCACACGGAAGGGAGAAGCCGGGCCGCTGCCGACGGGATTGTTTGTCGACGCCACCTATCGTTCCCGCGCCTATGTCTGGTTGGGCGAATCATACCTGCAGTTACAGCGAGATGAGGAAGCGATCGAGGCCTTCCGCCGTGCGGCCAATCTCGACAGCAGCTCGGTCCCGGCCCATGTCGGCCTGGTGCGGGCGCTCGTCCGGCAGGGTCGCCGCGACGAAGCCGCTGAAGTGGTCGACCGCGGCCTGGAACGCTGCCACGACATGCAGGAGCTGACCATGCTCCGCGACTATCTGCTCATTCGGCCCACGATCTCGGCATGCATGATCGTCAGGAACGAGGAGCAGCTCCTGGCGGGTTGTCTGGAATCGATTCGCGACTGGGTCGATGAAATCATTGTTGTCGATACCGGCTCCACGGATCGAACGATTGAAATCGCCTGCCAGTATGGCGCGAAGGTACTCGAACAGCCATGGGCCGATGATTTCTCCGCTCACCGGAATTCCTCCATTGAGCAGGCCACATCTGAATGGGTCCTTATCATCGATGCCGACGAACGCATGACGCTCGAGGACGTACCGCTCCTCATAGATACCATGCGGAGCGGCCATGCGGATCTGGTTTCAGTCGGTGTCTATAATGTCTACGGCGAAAACCATGAGCGCGTGACATTCGCCAATTCCATCCGCATGTTCAAGCGGGAGTCGCAGCTTCGCTATAGTCGTATCGTTCACAACGAGCTCGTGTTACCTGCTGGTTCACGGGTGGTACGAACCAACGCGCGCCTTACGCACCTCGGGTATGATCTCCCGCCCGACAAGATGAAGGCCAAGTTCGAGCGCTCGAAGCGTCTCCTGCAAAAGCAGCTAAATGAGAACCCGAACGACATCTTTGCCCTGTTCAATTACGCTGAATTGCTAAGAGGCGTGGAGCCCGAAGTGAGCCCCGAAAACGCCGGGGAGATAATCGCCGCCGCCGAGAAAGTGATCGGCCTGGTCCCTGAACGTGATACCGGGCGTCGTCATCTGCGCCTGATGGCGCTCAACCAGCTCGCGGCGGTGTATTTATCACTCAAGAATTATCCCCGAGCATTAGAATTCTGCCGGAAGGCTCTCGAGGTGCGCCCGGGTTACCTCGACGGCCTCATTCACCTCGGGCTGATTCATTATAGACTTCGCGATTTTCGCAGCGCAATTGCGGCCTTCGAATGTTACCTGGAAGCCCAGGCGAAGTTTGATAACTCCACCGAAGTTATGCCTATCATCCTGAGCTTCCCCGATGCGCGCGACCTGGCCTATAACAACCTCGGCGCGCTGTACGAACTGACCGGTGATCCGATAAAAGCCAGACAGTGCTATCTCAAAGCCATCGGCATAAACCCCCGCTACCGAGAAACTGCTTCGCGCCTGGCACGCCTGCACGAGTCACAAGGTGACTGGGACGAGGCCGAGCACTGGTACCGCCATCAACTGCAAAATCGGCCCACGGCCGAGGCGCTGGTCGGGCTGGCTTCACTGTACTTCGAAATGGGGCGCTATGCTCTGGCGGAGTCTCAGTATCTCCAGGCTGTCGAGCAGCACGGCGAGACGTCGGCCCTCCGGAATGATCTTGGCAACTGCCTTTACCGGCAGAATCGATTCGCCGAGGCAGAGGAGCACTATCGCCTGGCCCTTGACCTGACTCCTCTCGAACCGTTGGCGTACCGCAATCTGGCCTTGGCCCACTTGAGGCAGGACCGGAAACCACAGGCTGCTGATGCCCTGAATCATTATATGGAGCATTGTCCTGGCGACGCCGCCGGCTGGCGGCTGTTGGCCGACCTCTGGAGCGACCTCGGGGAGGTCTCGCGCGCGCTCACTTGCTATGAAAGCTTACTTCGCCTGACTCCCGGCGACAC
- the fliW gene encoding flagellar assembly protein FliW produces the protein MTSKRFGTLEVPDNKIITMERPILGFEKLRFFCLVEVEELAPFLLMQSTEDTDVAFLVMNPLLFFPDYRIEINSQEIAELDVDDPASVETYVILTIIKRTKDITANLQGPILINTANNKAKQLVLVNSRYQVQHSVMEATEQTAAPRRRVRAEELAEV, from the coding sequence ATGACAAGCAAGAGATTCGGCACTCTCGAAGTGCCGGACAACAAGATCATCACCATGGAGCGGCCGATACTCGGTTTTGAGAAGCTCAGGTTTTTCTGCCTGGTCGAGGTCGAGGAACTGGCGCCGTTTCTACTCATGCAGTCGACGGAGGACACCGATGTCGCTTTCCTGGTAATGAACCCGCTGCTCTTTTTCCCCGATTACCGAATCGAAATCAACTCACAGGAAATCGCCGAGCTCGACGTAGACGACCCGGCGTCGGTCGAGACCTATGTCATACTGACCATCATCAAGAGGACCAAAGACATAACCGCCAACCTGCAGGGTCCCATCCTGATCAACACCGCCAATAACAAGGCCAAGCAGCTCGTGCTGGTAAATTCCCGTTACCAGGTGCAGCACTCGGTTATGGAAGCCACCGAGCAGACTGCCGCCCCAAGGCGCCGTGTCCGCGCGGAGGAGCTGGCCGAAGTCTGA